Part of the Triticum urartu cultivar G1812 chromosome 2, Tu2.1, whole genome shotgun sequence genome, GACCATGAGCTAGTTAGAGTGACAGTTACTTTCCGTTGCACGTGCAGGCCCAATGTACCACAACGGCATGTACCACTTCTTCTACCAGTACAACCCTCGCGGCCCGACCTGGGGCGACGGCAAGCTGTCATGGGGCCACTCCGTCTCCGGCGATCTCGTGAACTGGGCCGACGTTGGCAATGCGTTGGACCCTACCTCCCCGTTCGACGTCAACGGCTGCTGGTCGGGCTCCGCCACCGTCCTCCCCGGCGGCCGCCCGGCGATCCTCTACACCGGCATGGACGACGCCAACAAGGCGCAGGTGCAGAACGTGGCCTTCGCCAAGAACCCATCGGACCCGCTCCTCCGCGAGTGGGAGAAGCCCAGCTGCAACCCGGTCATCCCCATGCCGGAGGACGTCACTGGCAACAACTTCCGCGATCCCACGGAGGCGTGGCGTGGCCGCGACGGCCTATGGAGGGTCGCCGTCGCCGCTGAGGTCGCCGGCGTGGGCTCCTTGCTCGTGTACCGGAGCGcggacttcctccattgggagcGCAATGCTGGCGCGCCTCTGCATGCCGCCAGCTCGCGCGACGGGGACGGCCCCGCCGTGCTGGAGTGCCCGGACCTGTTCCCGATGGCGGCACCCGGCGCGATGGAGGGGCTCGACGTGTCGGCGAGCCGCGCCGGGGTGCTGCACGTGCTCAAGCTCAGCGACTTCGCCAAGGAGGACCACTACATGGTCGGGCGGTACGACGACGAGAAGGACACCTTCACGCCGGCAGAGCCCGAGCGCGGCGGCGACTGCGCCAACTGGCGCCGGCTCGACCACGGCCACCTGTACGCGTCCAAGTCCTTCTACGACGCCCGCAAGAAGCGGCGCGTGCTGTGGGCGTGGGTGGACGAGaccgacggcggcggcgaaggcAGAGGGTGGGCCGGCATCCAGGCGTTCCCGAGGGCGATGTGGCTGGACACCGACGGGAAGCGGCTGGTGCAGTGGCCAGTCGAAGAGATCGAGACACTGAGGAGGAAGCGGGTCGGTCTGCAGTGGGCGACGGAGGTGGAGGCCGGCGGCAGGAAGGAGATCGCCGGCATCGTGAGCTCGCGGGCGGACGTGCAGGCGGTCTTCGAGATCCCGAACCTGGAGGAGGCGGAGACGCTGGACCCGAAGTGGCTGCAGGATCCCAAGGGGCTGTGCGCCGAGAAGGGCGCGTCCGTGCCGGGCGGGGTCGGGCCGTTCGGGCTCCTCGTCATGGCCTCCGGCGACCTGAAGGAGCACACCGCCATCTTCTTCAGGGTGTTCAAGCACCTTGACACGTACAAGGTTCTCATGTGCACCGACCTCACGAAGTACGTATCCTTGACATCTGCTTCAAGAAAACAAAACATGACAGTTTGTGAATCTATCTAGAAAGAAAAGGCATGTAAATTTCTGAACATCTTTTTGCAAACATGGACAATGCATGCGCAGGTCATCTACGAGAGCAGAAGGGGTAAAAATCCCGTCCTACGGGGCATTTCTGGACGTGGACGTGGAGAAGGACAAGAGCCTGTCGCTCAGAACACTGGTGAGTTCAGTCCATTTGCCTTGAAAACTAGTATAGGCCGGGCATACGCACACAAACAACATG contains:
- the LOC125539889 gene encoding beta-fructofuranosidase, insoluble isoenzyme 7-like, whose amino-acid sequence is MNGAQNLNHGRTAYHFQPAKCWQNDPNGPMYHNGMYHFFYQYNPRGPTWGDGKLSWGHSVSGDLVNWADVGNALDPTSPFDVNGCWSGSATVLPGGRPAILYTGMDDANKAQVQNVAFAKNPSDPLLREWEKPSCNPVIPMPEDVTGNNFRDPTEAWRGRDGLWRVAVAAEVAGVGSLLVYRSADFLHWERNAGAPLHAASSRDGDGPAVLECPDLFPMAAPGAMEGLDVSASRAGVLHVLKLSDFAKEDHYMVGRYDDEKDTFTPAEPERGGDCANWRRLDHGHLYASKSFYDARKKRRVLWAWVDETDGGGEGRGWAGIQAFPRAMWLDTDGKRLVQWPVEEIETLRRKRVGLQWATEVEAGGRKEIAGIVSSRADVQAVFEIPNLEEAETLDPKWLQDPKGLCAEKGASVPGGVGPFGLLVMASGDLKEHTAIFFRVFKHLDTYKVLMCTDLTKSSTRAEGVKIPSYGAFLDVDVEKDKSLSLRTLIDHTVVESFADGGRTCMTARMYPEHAATSSSRLYAFNYGAGAVKVSKLEAWELATAAVNGGGHF